One part of the Sandaracinaceae bacterium genome encodes these proteins:
- a CDS encoding glycosyltransferase: protein MSRLDDVGAVAIGRNEGERLRACLESLVDRVARVVYVDSGSTDGSVALAERLGCEVVALDMSVPFTAARARNAGFERVKDLAHVQFVDGDCEVVEGWLEGARARLGEREDLAVVCGRRRERHPDATLYNRLCDIEWDTPVGEAKACGGDAMMKSAAFAEVGGFDETLIAGEEPELCVRLRQAGFAIERLDLEMTLHDAAMTKFSQWWKRAKRSGHAYAEGAAIHGAPPERHWVIETRRILMWGAALPAAATLGAIPTMGLSLGLLAGYPVSAARVLKHTLERGRPLEDALPYAVFTTLGKLPEAAGALEYHVNRLRGRRRGLIEYK, encoded by the coding sequence GTGAGCCGCCTGGACGACGTCGGCGCGGTCGCCATCGGCCGCAACGAGGGCGAGCGCCTGCGCGCGTGCCTGGAGTCGCTCGTCGATCGCGTGGCGCGCGTGGTCTACGTCGACAGCGGCTCGACCGACGGCAGCGTCGCGCTGGCCGAGCGGCTCGGCTGCGAGGTCGTCGCGCTCGACATGTCCGTCCCATTCACGGCCGCGCGCGCCCGCAACGCCGGGTTCGAGCGCGTGAAGGATCTCGCTCACGTCCAGTTCGTCGACGGCGACTGCGAGGTCGTCGAGGGATGGCTCGAGGGGGCCCGCGCGCGGCTCGGTGAGCGCGAGGACCTGGCCGTGGTCTGCGGTCGGCGACGCGAGCGTCACCCGGACGCGACCCTCTACAACCGCCTCTGCGACATCGAGTGGGACACCCCGGTCGGCGAGGCGAAGGCGTGCGGCGGCGACGCGATGATGAAGAGCGCCGCCTTCGCCGAGGTCGGCGGCTTCGACGAGACCCTCATCGCGGGCGAGGAGCCGGAGCTGTGCGTGCGGCTTCGCCAGGCGGGCTTCGCGATCGAGCGGCTCGACCTCGAGATGACCCTGCACGACGCGGCGATGACGAAGTTCTCGCAGTGGTGGAAGCGCGCCAAGCGCAGCGGCCACGCGTACGCGGAGGGCGCGGCGATCCACGGCGCGCCGCCCGAGCGTCACTGGGTGATCGAGACGCGCCGCATCCTCATGTGGGGCGCGGCCCTCCCCGCCGCCGCGACGCTCGGCGCGATCCCCACCATGGGGCTGAGCCTCGGTCTGCTCGCCGGCTACCCGGTGAGCGCGGCCCGCGTCCTCAAGCACACGCTCGAGCGCGGCCGCCCCCTCGAGGACGCCCTCCCCTACGCGGTCTTCACCACGCTGGGCAAGCTCCCCGAGGCGGCCGGCGCGCTCGAGTACCACGTCAACCGCCTGCGCGGCCGTCGACGCGGTTTGATCGAGTACAAGTAG
- a CDS encoding glycosyltransferase family 2 protein has translation MRVQCVILNYKTAEMTLKAIAAAQRACARLESYRIDVVDNDSQDGSFETLSEACADMDDVVVMQSGHNGGFGAGNNFAMRRALASDEKPDYVFLLNSDAFPHEDAIEVLVRFMDDHPEAGIAGSALHGSDGVPHISSFRFPTLASEVLGSFRLGALTKVLPEKEVPIRPRPDQTRPVDWLAGAAMMIRRETLETVGLFDETFFLYFEETDLCRRARLAGFETWYVVESKVEHVGHASTGLKDLKRPMPRYWFDSRRHYFLKNHGKAYTWAANTAQAVGLATFKVRAKIQQKDDPDPARFLRDFVRYNFLDERP, from the coding sequence ATGCGCGTTCAGTGCGTGATCCTGAACTACAAGACCGCCGAGATGACCCTGAAGGCCATCGCGGCGGCGCAGCGCGCCTGCGCGCGGCTCGAGTCGTACCGCATCGACGTGGTCGACAACGACTCACAGGACGGCTCGTTCGAGACGCTGAGCGAGGCGTGCGCCGACATGGACGACGTCGTCGTGATGCAGAGCGGCCACAACGGCGGCTTCGGCGCCGGCAACAACTTCGCGATGCGGCGCGCGCTCGCCTCGGACGAGAAGCCCGACTACGTCTTCCTGCTCAACTCGGACGCCTTCCCGCACGAGGACGCCATCGAGGTGCTGGTGCGCTTCATGGACGACCACCCCGAGGCGGGCATCGCGGGCAGCGCGCTCCACGGCTCGGACGGCGTGCCGCACATCTCGAGCTTCCGTTTCCCGACCCTCGCGTCGGAGGTGCTCGGGAGCTTCCGGCTGGGCGCGCTGACCAAGGTGCTGCCCGAGAAGGAGGTCCCGATCCGTCCGCGCCCGGACCAGACCCGGCCCGTCGACTGGCTCGCCGGCGCGGCGATGATGATCCGCCGCGAGACGCTCGAGACCGTCGGGCTCTTCGACGAGACGTTCTTCCTCTACTTCGAGGAGACGGATCTCTGCCGCCGCGCGCGCCTCGCCGGCTTCGAGACCTGGTACGTCGTCGAGTCGAAGGTCGAGCACGTCGGGCACGCCTCCACCGGGCTCAAAGACCTGAAGCGCCCCATGCCGCGCTACTGGTTCGACAGCCGCCGACACTACTTCCTGAAGAACCACGGCAAGGCCTACACCTGGGCCGCGAACACCGCGCAGGCGGTGGGGCTCGCCACGTTCAAGGTGCGGGCGAAGATCCAGCAGAAGGACGACCCGGATCCGGCGCGCTTCCTCCGCGACTTCGTGCGCTACAACTTCCTCGACGAGCGCCCGTGA
- a CDS encoding VIT and VWA domain-containing protein, translated as MNAKLQAGLFAGARAVPLEGVKIEAVMRGPCVEVTVTQRYRNAEPDPIEAVYAFPLEEGAAVCGFAAKVGERLVRGRVEERDNAFEIYDDAMMEGHGAYLLDQERPDIFRASVGNLNPGQAVELQIRYVTLARCEGEATRLQIPTTISPRYVPASSPKDVGEAEVGEPDAEVVNPERWPRVPYGLSLSVDVQTAGLRRVESPSHPVRATLRDEGGLVELGQDETALDRDFVLLVETKAPHAPFAEVAREEDGRRVALVSFLPDLAPDPSRGHEVVFVLDCSGSMGGDSIAQARRALALCVRALSPKDTFQIVRFGSRHESLWRAPRAYDDAALEEAAAYVDRIDADLGGTEILSPLTAVLERAPDPERPRRVLLLTDGQVSNEDRVIALAKAHASTARVFTFGIGAGASEHLVRGVARASRGATEMIYPGERIEPKVLRMFARVQTPALDDVRVDWQGLSVEQAPGRTPPLFAGDALTLFARIEAGDASEVVLRAGEQRWTVPLDLERAATGDAIPVLWAREKIRDLEEGEPRRGSAQRRGSGEDRKKAQLVELGVRYGLTSSATSYVAVEERADADRTDGPVQLRKIPIALTKGWGEPTRSAAGAMPTMSVAAPMAPAPMMGAPSVGGPQGAPPPPRMAPPPPPSGGAPRRRKSAKRAAPAEMTFDAALHEAAEPAPVDRVFDLLMTQKADGRFERSAVLDAWLGADRVAKLDAALTSHGDGVITALVVALLEREAADREDEWRPAVTKARAWLAANPVDFDPASVI; from the coding sequence ATGAACGCGAAGCTCCAGGCAGGTCTGTTCGCGGGGGCGCGCGCCGTCCCGCTCGAGGGCGTGAAGATCGAGGCCGTGATGCGCGGCCCGTGCGTCGAGGTCACCGTCACGCAGCGCTACCGCAACGCGGAGCCGGACCCCATCGAGGCGGTCTACGCCTTCCCGCTCGAGGAGGGCGCGGCGGTGTGCGGGTTCGCGGCGAAGGTGGGCGAGCGGCTCGTGCGCGGCCGCGTCGAGGAGCGCGACAACGCATTCGAGATCTACGACGACGCGATGATGGAGGGTCACGGCGCGTACCTGCTCGACCAGGAGCGGCCGGACATCTTCCGCGCGTCGGTGGGCAACCTGAACCCCGGCCAGGCGGTGGAGCTGCAGATCCGGTACGTGACGCTCGCCCGGTGCGAGGGGGAGGCGACGCGCCTCCAGATCCCGACCACGATCTCGCCGCGCTACGTGCCGGCGAGCTCCCCGAAGGACGTGGGCGAGGCAGAGGTGGGCGAGCCGGACGCGGAGGTCGTCAACCCCGAGCGCTGGCCCCGGGTTCCGTACGGGCTCTCGCTCTCGGTGGACGTGCAGACCGCGGGGCTGCGGCGCGTGGAGTCTCCCAGCCACCCGGTGCGGGCGACGCTGCGCGACGAGGGCGGGCTCGTGGAGCTGGGGCAGGACGAGACGGCGCTGGATCGAGACTTCGTGCTGCTCGTCGAGACGAAGGCGCCGCACGCGCCGTTCGCGGAGGTGGCCCGCGAGGAAGACGGGCGCCGCGTCGCGCTGGTGAGCTTCCTGCCCGATCTCGCGCCGGACCCGAGCCGGGGCCACGAGGTGGTCTTCGTGCTCGACTGCTCGGGCTCGATGGGCGGTGACTCCATCGCGCAGGCCCGCCGCGCGCTCGCGCTCTGCGTCCGGGCGCTGTCCCCGAAGGACACGTTCCAGATCGTGCGCTTCGGCTCGCGGCACGAGTCGCTGTGGCGGGCGCCGCGGGCCTACGACGACGCGGCGCTCGAGGAGGCGGCGGCGTACGTCGACCGCATCGACGCCGATCTCGGGGGCACGGAGATCCTCTCGCCGCTCACCGCGGTGCTCGAGCGCGCGCCCGACCCGGAGCGGCCGCGCCGCGTGCTGCTGTTGACCGACGGGCAGGTCTCGAACGAGGACCGGGTGATCGCGCTCGCGAAGGCGCACGCGTCGACGGCGCGGGTCTTCACCTTCGGCATCGGCGCGGGCGCGTCGGAGCACCTGGTGCGCGGGGTCGCGCGGGCCTCTCGGGGCGCGACGGAGATGATCTACCCGGGCGAGCGCATCGAGCCGAAGGTGCTCCGCATGTTCGCGCGGGTGCAGACCCCGGCGCTCGACGACGTGCGCGTGGACTGGCAGGGCCTCTCGGTGGAGCAGGCGCCCGGGCGCACGCCGCCGCTCTTCGCCGGCGACGCGCTGACGCTCTTCGCGCGCATCGAGGCGGGTGACGCGTCGGAGGTCGTGCTGCGCGCGGGCGAGCAGCGCTGGACGGTGCCGCTCGACCTCGAGCGCGCGGCGACGGGCGACGCCATCCCGGTGCTCTGGGCGCGCGAGAAGATCCGCGACCTCGAGGAGGGCGAGCCGCGCCGAGGCTCCGCGCAGCGCCGTGGATCCGGGGAGGACCGGAAGAAGGCGCAGCTCGTGGAGCTGGGCGTGCGCTACGGGCTGACCAGCAGCGCGACGAGCTACGTCGCGGTGGAGGAGCGCGCCGACGCGGACCGCACGGACGGGCCGGTGCAGCTGCGCAAGATCCCCATCGCGCTGACGAAGGGCTGGGGTGAGCCGACGCGCTCGGCGGCGGGGGCGATGCCGACGATGTCGGTGGCCGCGCCCATGGCGCCCGCGCCGATGATGGGCGCGCCGAGCGTGGGCGGCCCCCAGGGCGCGCCGCCTCCGCCCCGCATGGCCCCGCCCCCGCCCCCGTCTGGAGGCGCGCCGCGTCGCCGGAAGTCCGCCAAGCGCGCGGCGCCCGCGGAGATGACCTTCGACGCCGCGCTGCACGAGGCGGCGGAGCCGGCTCCGGTGGACCGTGTGTTCGACCTGCTCATGACCCAGAAGGCCGACGGTCGCTTCGAGCGCTCGGCGGTGCTGGACGCGTGGCTGGGAGCGGACCGGGTCGCGAAGCTCGACGCGGCGCTGACGAGCCACGGCGACGGCGTCATCACCGCCCTGGTCGTCGCGCTCCTCGAGCGGGAGGCGGCCGACCGCGAGGACGAGTGGCGCCCCGCCGTGACCAAGGCGCGCGCGTGGCTCGCCGCGAACCCTGTGGACTTCGATCCAGCGAGCGTGATCTAG
- a CDS encoding SDR family NAD(P)-dependent oxidoreductase: protein MSDEYEVFESDIAIVGMSARVPGAHTLEELWSNLEGGVESIRRFSDEELLAAGESPENLRQKNYVKSGAPLDRFEMFDGEFFGFSPKESLIMDPQHRQFLEVAWEALEHAGHPPERFEGPIGVFGGCGMGSYFYFHLCTHPELVRDVGMFLLRHTGNDKDFLSTRVSYLLDLRGPALGVQTACSTSLVATHLAIQSLLSRECDLALAGGVTIELPQRRGYFYQEGEILSPDGHCHAFDHRAQGTIFGSGAGVVALRRLEDALDDGDVIHAVIRGSAINNDGSTKVNYLAPSVDGQAACMVEAYGLANVDPRTIQYIECHGTGTYLGDPIEVEALTQAFRAHTEDTGFCRIGSIKSNIGHLDTAAGAASLIKAVLALKHAKFPPTLNFEKPNPTVDFASSPFRVADRLEDWPAPEAHPRRAAVNSLGVGGTNAHVVLQEPPGMPEPAPSQRAAQLITLSAKSQHSLDEGSRRLAAHLRARPEQSLADVAWTLHHGRRAFERRRVLSASSHAEAAQLLDEADPRRVFSHVAPEKTSVVFLLPGGGAQFPRMAADLYEREPVFREHMDRGLDRLKSEHGIDLRPLIFCAKGEEAQVEDEQVEDELDRMVNQLPAIFITSVAMARLLESWGVKPEALLGHSLGENTAAHLAGVMRYEDCLGLVVLRGQLFEKTEEGAMLSVSLPPDELKPLMTDDLDLAVLNAPDMTVVSGPPAAIDALAKNLESLEDVEARRLAIPTAAHSRQLEPILGAFGDYLRSIPLSAPKLPFLSNTTGTWITDQQATDPEYWVTHLRSTVRFADDVATLLESPSRCLIECGPGRALSSLSKQHPSFRKGAHNAFPTVRHRDQEVDDDVYFLSALGRAWASGADFDWDRLWEGEERGRVELPTYAWNHKPYFLEPGKVRVEEDALDLPKIEAVEDWGWRPFWKPSLADPRDAGERHTWLIFMDAAGVGRRLRARLEAKGDRVISVYPGDAYHEKSETEYALSPERGKEGYTALVESLVAGGKTPDRVVHLWLLEAEASVRPGSSRYHHHQERGFFSLFFFAQALADESVPPLHVTVVTEGAQRVGDEPVPFPDRATVLGPVRVMPRELEDVTAAAIDVRLPEKSDKLFGGTLRMALVDPFGGRKRVESELDQLAQHLEDELRSPPKNEVVALRGEKRFTQVVERVPLLPFEGMPTALRQGGVYLLTGGLGGLGLTMAEYLARSCGAKLVLLGRTPLPPRDQWATWMRQHGAEDRISKRLRRLLDVEDAGGEVLVLSADVTNLEEMQDAAQRARERFGAVHGVLHTAGVVDDDLIALKTQASVDEVFTPKIQGTMVLDQVFVDGVSSDAALDFMVLFSSTSTATAPAGQVDYVAANTFLDAYAESKAGGPTRVTSVHWGIWSQVGMAAAQLTDDASAHAGEPVGEQPNHPLLSQRVRDARGEAVLQATISPREDWILDGHRTKAGHALIPGTGYLELARAALRASGEQGPFEVEDLFFIRPLAVSDDAERDVRVKLRPTRRGYAFEVRGHLELDGRPGWELHAQAHLAIRPLEVPGRVPVAEIEARCTRKTLAEDPDGIRTPQEAHLRFGERWRVLRRGAFGENEALGHLALKDAYASETEAMGLHPALLDIATGWAMELIDGYHADALWVPVSYERVRVLRDLSPRLVSWVRNHGENRDDSEFVYFDVTLADEEGNVLVEVDRLALRKMAGSADFTVKSRPSPRDVELEETEREPSPAEQQLARNLERGILPREGQEALGRVLAAPPRPQVYVSSLDLEGLIAQADRGLTRETGEGGIELARPDLDSEFVAPRDEVERTLVGFWQDLLGIDTVGVQDSFFDLGGHSLIAVRLFAKVKKAYQIDFPISVLFEAPTIERCGALIKERIGGAAAGGAAEGAEAKKPEAPKTRYTHLVPMHPGDGGPKTPFFIVAGMFGNVLNLRHLAHLVGTDRRIYGLQARGLFGDQQPHETFDEMAEAYLAEMRTVHPNGPWFLGGFSGGGITAYEMAQRLRAQGEDVPLLVMLDTPLPFPPPSLSPKDRALIQVQQLQQKGASYVGEWAVNRWRWEMGKLRKRFEEAEPEQAPAEFQDEAIEQAFRRALGRYELKSYDGHLTLFRPPLEVAYDLGNGRLLDHDRDYVYEDNGWTPHVRGLDVFEVPGDHDSMVLEPNVRVLARKMREVIERAEADLRQRPAELRVPERNAAE, encoded by the coding sequence ATGTCGGACGAGTACGAGGTCTTCGAATCGGACATCGCCATCGTGGGCATGTCGGCCCGCGTGCCGGGCGCCCACACGCTCGAGGAGCTGTGGTCCAACCTCGAGGGCGGGGTCGAATCGATCCGCCGCTTCAGCGATGAGGAGCTGCTCGCGGCGGGCGAGAGCCCCGAGAACCTGCGGCAGAAGAACTACGTGAAGTCGGGGGCGCCCCTCGACCGCTTCGAGATGTTCGACGGTGAGTTCTTCGGCTTCTCGCCGAAGGAGTCGCTGATCATGGATCCGCAGCACCGGCAGTTCCTCGAGGTGGCGTGGGAGGCGCTCGAGCACGCCGGGCACCCGCCGGAGCGCTTCGAGGGGCCCATCGGCGTCTTCGGCGGCTGCGGCATGGGCAGCTACTTCTACTTCCACCTCTGCACCCACCCCGAGCTCGTCCGGGACGTGGGCATGTTCCTCCTGCGCCACACGGGCAACGACAAGGACTTCCTCTCCACGCGGGTCAGCTACCTCCTCGATCTGCGCGGCCCCGCGCTCGGCGTCCAGACCGCTTGCTCCACCTCGCTCGTCGCCACGCACCTCGCCATCCAGTCGCTCCTGAGCCGGGAGTGCGACCTCGCGCTCGCCGGCGGCGTGACGATCGAGCTGCCCCAGCGGCGCGGCTACTTCTACCAGGAGGGCGAGATCCTCTCGCCGGACGGGCACTGCCACGCGTTCGATCACCGCGCGCAGGGAACCATCTTCGGCTCGGGCGCGGGCGTCGTGGCGCTCCGCCGGCTCGAGGACGCGCTCGACGACGGCGACGTGATCCACGCGGTCATCCGCGGCAGCGCCATCAACAACGACGGCTCCACCAAGGTCAACTACCTCGCGCCGAGCGTCGACGGCCAGGCGGCTTGCATGGTCGAGGCCTACGGGCTCGCCAACGTCGACCCGCGCACCATCCAGTACATCGAGTGCCACGGGACCGGCACGTACCTCGGCGACCCCATCGAGGTCGAGGCGCTGACCCAGGCCTTCCGCGCCCACACCGAGGACACGGGCTTCTGCCGGATCGGCTCGATCAAGTCCAACATCGGCCACCTCGACACCGCGGCCGGCGCGGCGAGCCTCATCAAGGCCGTGCTCGCGCTCAAGCACGCCAAGTTCCCGCCGACCCTCAACTTCGAGAAGCCCAACCCGACGGTCGACTTCGCCAGCTCGCCCTTCCGCGTGGCCGACCGGCTCGAGGACTGGCCCGCGCCCGAGGCGCACCCCCGGCGCGCGGCGGTCAACTCGCTGGGCGTCGGCGGCACGAACGCGCACGTCGTCTTGCAGGAGCCCCCCGGCATGCCGGAGCCCGCGCCGAGCCAGCGCGCGGCGCAGCTGATCACCCTGAGCGCGAAGAGCCAGCACAGCCTCGACGAGGGCAGCCGGCGCCTCGCGGCGCACCTGCGCGCGCGACCCGAGCAGAGCCTGGCCGACGTGGCGTGGACGCTGCACCACGGCCGCCGCGCGTTCGAGCGCCGCCGGGTGCTCTCGGCGTCGAGCCACGCCGAGGCGGCGCAGCTGCTCGACGAGGCCGACCCGCGCCGCGTCTTCAGCCACGTCGCGCCCGAGAAGACGTCGGTCGTGTTCCTCCTGCCGGGCGGCGGCGCGCAGTTCCCGCGCATGGCGGCGGACCTCTACGAGCGAGAGCCCGTGTTCCGCGAGCACATGGACCGCGGGCTCGATCGGCTGAAGTCCGAGCACGGCATCGACCTGCGGCCCCTGATCTTCTGCGCGAAGGGCGAGGAGGCGCAGGTCGAGGACGAGCAGGTCGAGGACGAGCTGGACCGGATGGTCAACCAGCTGCCGGCCATCTTCATCACCAGCGTCGCGATGGCGAGGCTGCTCGAGAGCTGGGGCGTGAAGCCCGAGGCTCTGCTCGGGCACAGCCTGGGCGAGAACACCGCCGCGCACCTCGCGGGCGTCATGCGCTACGAGGACTGCCTCGGGCTCGTGGTGCTCCGCGGGCAGCTCTTCGAGAAGACCGAAGAGGGCGCGATGCTCTCGGTCAGCCTGCCCCCCGACGAGCTGAAGCCGCTGATGACCGACGACCTGGACCTCGCGGTGCTCAACGCGCCCGACATGACGGTGGTCAGCGGCCCGCCGGCCGCCATCGACGCGCTCGCGAAGAACCTGGAGAGCCTCGAGGACGTCGAGGCCCGTCGACTCGCGATCCCGACCGCCGCGCACTCGCGGCAGCTCGAGCCCATCCTCGGCGCCTTCGGCGACTACCTGCGCTCCATCCCGCTGAGCGCCCCGAAGCTGCCCTTCCTCAGCAACACGACCGGCACCTGGATCACCGATCAGCAGGCCACCGATCCCGAGTACTGGGTGACGCATCTGCGGAGCACGGTGCGCTTCGCCGACGACGTGGCGACCCTCCTCGAGTCCCCCAGCCGGTGCCTGATCGAGTGCGGACCGGGGCGCGCGCTCAGCTCGCTCTCGAAGCAGCATCCGTCGTTCCGCAAGGGCGCGCACAACGCCTTCCCGACCGTGCGCCACCGCGACCAGGAGGTCGACGACGACGTCTACTTCCTCTCCGCGCTGGGGCGCGCCTGGGCGTCGGGCGCGGACTTCGACTGGGACCGCCTCTGGGAGGGCGAGGAGCGCGGCCGCGTCGAGCTGCCGACCTACGCGTGGAACCACAAGCCGTACTTCCTCGAGCCGGGCAAGGTCCGCGTCGAAGAGGACGCGCTGGACCTGCCCAAGATCGAGGCGGTGGAGGACTGGGGCTGGCGCCCGTTCTGGAAGCCCTCGCTCGCTGATCCGAGGGACGCGGGCGAGCGACACACCTGGCTGATCTTCATGGACGCGGCCGGCGTCGGGCGGCGCCTGCGCGCCCGGCTCGAGGCGAAGGGGGACCGCGTCATCAGCGTCTACCCCGGCGACGCCTACCACGAGAAGAGCGAGACCGAGTACGCGCTCAGCCCCGAGCGCGGCAAGGAGGGCTACACCGCGCTGGTCGAGTCGCTCGTCGCGGGCGGCAAGACGCCCGACCGGGTGGTGCATCTGTGGCTGCTCGAGGCCGAGGCCAGCGTGCGCCCCGGCTCGAGCCGCTACCACCACCACCAGGAGCGCGGGTTCTTCAGCCTCTTCTTCTTCGCCCAGGCGCTGGCCGACGAGAGCGTGCCGCCCCTTCACGTCACGGTGGTGACCGAGGGCGCGCAGCGCGTCGGCGACGAGCCCGTCCCCTTCCCCGACCGGGCCACCGTGCTCGGCCCCGTGCGCGTGATGCCGCGGGAGCTCGAGGACGTCACCGCCGCCGCCATCGACGTCCGGCTGCCCGAGAAGAGCGACAAGCTCTTCGGCGGCACGCTCCGCATGGCGCTGGTCGACCCGTTCGGCGGCCGCAAGCGCGTGGAGAGCGAGCTGGACCAGCTCGCGCAGCACCTCGAGGACGAGCTGCGCTCGCCCCCGAAGAACGAGGTGGTGGCGCTCCGCGGCGAGAAGCGCTTCACGCAGGTCGTCGAGCGCGTCCCGCTCCTCCCCTTCGAGGGCATGCCCACCGCGCTCCGGCAGGGCGGCGTCTATCTCCTCACCGGCGGGCTCGGCGGTCTCGGGCTGACCATGGCCGAGTACCTCGCGCGCAGCTGCGGCGCGAAGCTCGTCCTGCTCGGCCGCACCCCGCTGCCGCCCCGGGACCAGTGGGCGACGTGGATGCGACAGCACGGCGCGGAGGATCGGATCAGCAAGCGGCTGCGGCGCCTCCTCGACGTGGAGGACGCGGGCGGCGAGGTGCTGGTGCTCAGCGCCGACGTGACCAACCTCGAGGAGATGCAGGACGCGGCGCAGCGCGCGCGGGAGCGCTTCGGCGCCGTGCACGGCGTCCTGCACACGGCGGGCGTGGTCGACGACGACCTCATCGCGCTCAAGACGCAGGCGAGCGTGGACGAGGTCTTCACGCCGAAGATCCAGGGCACGATGGTGCTCGACCAGGTCTTCGTCGACGGCGTGTCGAGCGACGCCGCGCTGGACTTCATGGTGCTCTTCAGCTCGACCTCCACCGCGACCGCGCCGGCGGGCCAGGTCGACTACGTCGCCGCGAACACCTTCCTCGACGCCTACGCGGAGAGCAAGGCGGGCGGGCCGACGCGGGTCACCTCGGTGCACTGGGGGATCTGGAGCCAGGTCGGCATGGCCGCCGCGCAGCTCACGGACGACGCGAGCGCCCACGCGGGCGAGCCGGTCGGCGAGCAGCCGAACCACCCGCTGCTGTCACAGCGGGTCCGCGACGCGCGCGGCGAGGCCGTCCTGCAGGCGACGATCTCGCCGCGTGAGGACTGGATCCTCGACGGCCACCGCACCAAGGCGGGCCACGCGCTCATCCCCGGCACGGGCTACCTCGAGCTGGCGCGCGCCGCGCTGCGCGCCTCGGGCGAGCAGGGCCCGTTCGAGGTGGAGGACCTCTTCTTCATCCGTCCGCTCGCGGTCTCGGACGACGCGGAGCGAGACGTCCGCGTGAAGCTCCGCCCCACCCGGCGCGGCTACGCCTTCGAGGTGCGCGGCCACCTCGAGCTGGACGGACGCCCCGGCTGGGAGCTGCACGCGCAGGCGCACCTCGCCATCCGCCCGCTCGAGGTCCCCGGGCGCGTGCCCGTGGCCGAGATCGAGGCGCGCTGCACCCGAAAGACGCTCGCCGAGGACCCTGACGGCATCCGCACGCCTCAGGAGGCGCATCTGCGCTTCGGCGAGCGCTGGCGCGTGCTCCGGCGAGGCGCGTTCGGCGAGAACGAGGCGCTCGGGCACCTCGCCCTGAAGGACGCGTACGCGAGCGAGACCGAGGCGATGGGGCTGCACCCCGCGCTCCTCGACATCGCGACGGGCTGGGCGATGGAGCTCATCGACGGCTACCACGCGGACGCGCTCTGGGTCCCGGTCAGCTACGAGCGGGTGCGGGTGCTGCGCGATCTCTCCCCGCGGCTCGTCAGCTGGGTCCGCAACCACGGCGAGAACCGCGACGACTCCGAGTTCGTCTACTTCGACGTCACCCTCGCCGACGAGGAGGGCAACGTCCTCGTCGAGGTCGACCGGCTCGCGCTGCGCAAGATGGCGGGCAGCGCGGACTTCACTGTCAAGAGCCGCCCGAGCCCGCGCGACGTGGAGCTGGAGGAGACCGAGCGGGAGCCCTCGCCGGCGGAGCAGCAGCTCGCGCGCAACCTCGAGCGCGGCATCCTCCCGCGCGAGGGTCAGGAGGCGCTCGGCCGCGTGCTCGCCGCGCCGCCGCGCCCGCAGGTCTACGTCAGCTCGCTCGACCTCGAGGGGCTCATCGCGCAGGCCGACCGCGGGCTGACGCGGGAGACGGGCGAAGGCGGCATCGAGCTGGCGCGCCCCGATCTCGACAGCGAGTTCGTCGCGCCGCGGGACGAGGTGGAGCGCACCCTCGTCGGCTTCTGGCAGGACCTCCTCGGCATCGACACCGTCGGCGTCCAGGACTCGTTCTTCGACCTCGGCGGCCACTCGCTCATCGCGGTGCGGCTCTTTGCGAAGGTCAAGAAGGCGTACCAGATCGACTTCCCGATCAGCGTGCTCTTCGAGGCGCCGACCATCGAGCGCTGCGGCGCGCTGATCAAGGAGCGCATCGGCGGCGCGGCCGCCGGTGGGGCCGCGGAGGGGGCCGAGGCGAAGAAGCCCGAGGCGCCGAAGACGCGCTACACGCACCTCGTCCCGATGCACCCGGGCGACGGCGGCCCCAAGACGCCCTTCTTCATCGTGGCCGGCATGTTCGGCAACGTGCTCAACCTCCGCCACCTCGCGCACCTGGTCGGTACGGACCGGCGCATCTACGGCCTCCAGGCGCGCGGGCTCTTCGGCGACCAGCAGCCTCACGAGACCTTCGACGAGATGGCCGAGGCGTACCTCGCCGAGATGCGCACCGTGCACCCGAACGGCCCCTGGTTCCTCGGCGGCTTCTCCGGCGGCGGGATCACCGCCTACGAGATGGCGCAGCGCCTCCGCGCGCAGGGCGAGGACGTGCCGCTCCTGGTCATGCTCGACACGCCGCTGCCCTTCCCGCCGCCGAGCCTGAGCCCGAAGGACCGCGCGCTCATCCAGGTGCAGCAGCTCCAGCAGAAGGGCGCGTCCTACGTCGGCGAGTGGGCCGTCAACCGCTGGCGCTGGGAGATGGGCAAGCTGCGCAAGCGCTTCGAAGAGGCCGAGCCCGAGCAGGCGCCGGCCGAGTTCCAGGACGAGGCGATCGAGCAGGCGTTCCGGCGCGCGCTGGGCCGCTACGAGCTGAAGTCCTATGACGGGCACCTCACGCTCTTCCGCCCCCCGCTCGAGGTCGCGTACGACCTCGGCAACGGGCGCCTCCTCGACCACGATCGCGACTACGTCTACGAGGACAACGGGTGGACGCCCCACGTCCGGGGGCTAGACGTCTTCGAGGTCCCTGGAGACCACGACTCGATGGTGCTGGAACCGAACGTGCGGGTCCTCGCGCGCAAGATGCGCGAGGTGATCGAGCGGGCGGAGGCCGATCTGCGGCAACGCCCGGCCGAGCTGCGCGTCCCGGAACGCAACGCCGCGGAATGA